AAACCTGTAGCTGACCCCTTGCTTGCGCGCCTTGCGCCGAATCCCGCTGCTCAACAGGCGCATCACTTGCCGTAGCCCCCAGGACAAACCTTGCTCCTGGGCGAACTCTGCAGTCGGCGGTCCGGAGATAGAGATCAGCTGTCCGCCAGGCTTGAGCACCTTGATCGATTGTTCCAGGACGTCGGCGCCAAGGCTGTTCAGGACCACGTCATAGTCGCGCAACTCGCTGGCAAAATCCTCTCGCGTGTAATCGATCACCCGGTCCGCACCCAGTGCCTTCAGCCACAAGACGTTGGCGCTGCTGGTGGTGGTCGCGACGAAGGCGCCGAGGTGTTTGGCCAGTTGGATAGCCAGCGTGCCGACGCCGCCAGAGCCGGCATGGATCAACACCTTCTGGCCAGGCTTGAGTTGCGCGCTAGTCACCAGCACTTGCCAGGCCGTCAAGGCGCTCAAGGGAATGGACGCGGCTTCGGTCATGTCGAGGTTGGCGGGTTTCAGCGCCAGGGCGTCCTGGTGCACGGCAATCCGCTCGGCGAAGCTGCCGATGCGACTCTCGGGAGGGCGTGCGTAGACCTCATCGCCGGCCTTGAACCGCGTCACCGCCGCGCCAACCCGCAGGACGATCCCGGCGAGGTCATTGCCCAATACCAAGGGCAGCGTGTAGGGCAGAATCGGTTTGAAGGCGCCGCTGCGGATCTTCGAATCCAGCGGATTGACGCTGGCGGCGTGCACCTGGATCAACACGTCATGGGCGCCAACCGTAGGCTCGGGCACCTCGCCAATGGCTCCGGTTTGCTTACCGTACCGCTCGATAAAAAATGCTTTCATGCCAAGGCTGCTCTGGTCGGTTGCACCGGGAACAGGGCCGTTCGCCGGCCCCATACCGTTTCATTCACTCGGGCGACTGGTATCGTTGCGCAACGCTGGACTGTTTGATCTGCGACATCAGCCCCAGACGCGCCGCTTGCAAAGCGTGCCAGCGCTCACCTTCCTGCAGCGGCGGGATGGTCACCGACTCACGGCGGTCGAAGCCGATCAGCGCGGCATCCACCAGATCACCCACTTCCATGATCTCAGGCAGGCTATTGATGTCGATCCCGGCGCGATCCCAGATTTCCGTACGCGTGGCGGCAGGCAGTACCGCCTGCACATAGACGCCCTTGGGGCCCAGCTCCAGGCTCAGGCCCTGGGAAAGGAACAGCGCAAACGCCTTGGTCGCACCATAGACCGACATGCCGAGCTCCGGCGCCAGGCCGACCACCGAGCCAATGTTGACGATAGCTCCGTTGCCCGCCGTGGCCAGGCGTGGCGCGATCGCACTGGCCAGACGCACCAGGGCCGTGGTGTTGAGCGCGACCAAGTGGGCCACGCTGTCGGTGCTCTGCTCGATGAAGCTGCCGGACTGCGCCGCGCCGGCGTTGTTGATCAGGATGCCGATGCTGGCGTCTTCCCGCAGGCGCGCCTCAACGATGGCCAGGTCGCCGAGTTGGGTCAGGTCGGCCTGCAGCACATCAATCGCAACCCCATGCTCGCCGCTCAACCGGGCGGCGAGGGTGTGCAGGCGCGCCAGGTCGCGGGCGACCAGCACCAGGTCATGCCCACGTTGGGCGAAACGCTCGGCGTAGGCAGCGCCGATGCCGCTGGAGGCGCCAGTGATCAGAACAGTAGGGCGAGTGGTCATGGTCTTGTCTCTTGATCAGGGATGTCGGGAAGTTGGGTGACTGCGGTGTTGTGGGTTTATGATGATGATCATAATCTAAGCTGTCAACATCATTTGATTACGATCGACATCTATGTATCATCGACCAACGATTCAACGCTTACGCAAGGTGATGCACATGAGAGTGACCAAGGCCCAGGCCGAGGCAAACCGGCAGCACATCGTCGAAACCGCCTCAGCGGTGTTTCGCCAACGCGGCTTTGACGGGGTCGGAGTGGCCGACTTGATGGCGGCCGCCGGGTTCACTCACGGCGGCTTCTACAAGCATTTCGGCTCCAAGGCCGACCTGATGGCCGAAGCCTCAGCCAATAGCCTGTGCCGATCGCTGGCCAGCGCCGAGAACCTGGATGTGCAGGGCTTCATCGATGTCTACGTGTCGCGGGATCACCGCGACCGCCGGGACAGCGGCTGCACCATGGCCGCCTTGTCGGGCGACGCGGCGCGCCAGTCCGACGAGGTCAAGGCGAGTTTTGCCAACGGCATCGAGGGCTTGCTGCAGACCCTGGGTCAAAAATTTCCGAGCGCCGCAGAGGCGCCGGCTGGGGAAGGGCGCGAGAAAATGCTTGCCCTGCTGGCACAGGCGGTGGGAGCGATCCTGTTGTCCCGTGCCTGTCCGGACGATTCGCCGCTTGCCGACGAAATCCTCGAGGTCTGCCACCGGCAGATGACGGCAGCGCTGGCTGCGCAGTCGTAGCGGTTCGAGCGGTCTGAATCAGATCAGCATTTGCAGGGTATCGAACAACCGGCGGTCGTCGGCCTTCGACGAGCGCGAGCGGCGTCGGACCACCTGCAGGATGCACTCGATAAAGCACTGCGCGGCGCTGAACAGTGCCGACGAGCATCGCCAGCGCCTATGAGGTCAAGGCCGATCTTGAGGTGATGCACTACGCACCGGTCACCACCAACAACCCCGGCTTGACCGAGGCCATGGTCCCGGCGTTGGAGTTGGCGGCGCCAGGCAAAGTCGAACGCCTGCCGGCATCGTTGTCGCCGAGTGAAGACTTTTCGCTGTACGCGGAAAAAGTCCCGGGGCTGTTCGTGTTCCTTGGCGCGACGCCTGAAGGGCAGGACATGAACAAGGCGGCACCCAACCACAGCCCGTATTTCACGGTGGACGATCAGACCCTGGCCACTGGGGTCAAGGCTCATGTGCAGTTTGTGCTGAACTATGCGGGGCGGGTTGCGGGTAAATCCTGAGGGGTTTCCTCCCTTGCGGGAGCGGGCTTGTCCGCGATGAGGCCATCAGCTACACCGCATCAACTTCATCGCCAGCAGGCTGGTTCCCGCAGGTTCTGTGTCCGATCACAAGATCTGCATCCACCGCAAACCCTGTGGGTGGCCTGCCCGCGATGAGGCCTTCAGTCACACCACATAAACATCATCACCATCCCACCTATTGCCAAATCCCCATGCGCTGGAAGAAAATGAGAGTCATTATCAAATATCTGCGTGTCGAGCCGTCTCCATGTCCTCTGTCGATCTCTCTCACCAACATGCCGTGCAGACGCTCTACGAAGACCATCACAGTTGGCTGTGCAGTTGGTTGCGTCGGCGCCTGGGTTGCAGCGACCACTCGGCGGACTTGGCCCAGGACACCTTCATCCGCGTCCTGACGCAACGCAAAACCCTTGAGCTGCGGGAACCTCGGGCCTACCTGAGCACCATCGCCCGCAGTCTGATGATCGACAGTTTCCGTCGCCGCTCCCTCGAGCAGGCCTACCTGGAAACACTGGCGCTCAGCCCTGAGCCGTTGGCGGTTTCGCCGGAAACCCGCGCGCTGATTCTCGAAACCCTGTTTGAAATCGACCGCCTGCTCGACGGCCTGGGCGAGCGCACCCGGGAAATTTTCCTGCTGGCCCAGCTCGACGGCCTGAGTTACGTAGAGATCGGCCGCCGTCTGAACGTCTCGGTCAACACCGTGAAGAAACACGCAGTGCGTGCGCTGACCCATTGCCTGCTGCTGGCGGAGGACTGAGGTGCGTCCGCCCGCCATGGACCACGCGACCCTGGAAGCCGCTGCGCGCTGGTACGTCGACTTGCGCACTGACACGCCCGACGCGGCGCTGCGTGAGGCGCACCGGCACTGGCTGGAGTGTGACCCGCGGCATGTCCAGGCCTGGGAGCGGCTGACGCGCCTGCAGGACAAATTCGGCCAGCTCGCACCGGGCATCGCCCGGCCGACCTTGACCAGCGCCCGGGCCAAGCGCCGTGATGTGCTCAAGGTGTTGTCGGTGTTGCTCGCAGCGGGCGGCGCCGGCACCCTGGCTTGGACCCGCACGCCCTTGCCAACCCTGATGGCCGACCAACGCACCGCCACCGGCGAACGCCGTCGGCTGCAACTGGACGACGGCAGCCTGCTGCAACTCAATACCGCCACCGCCGTGGACATTCGCTACAGTGCCAGCGTGCGGGAAATTCGCCTGCTGAGCGGCGAGATACAGATCCAGACTGCCGCCGATCAGCAGGCCCGGCCCTTTATCGTGCATACCCCCTCTGGCAGCGTCCGCGCCCTCGGCACCCGTTTTGTGGTGCGCCATGACAGCGATCACAGCCAGGTCAGCGTGCAGGAACATGCGGTCGAAGTGCGCAGTGCCAGCGGTGTGGGTCCGGCGGTGCGCGTGGAAACCGGGCAGCAACTGAGTTTCTCCACGGATCAACTGGGGCCGGTGCAGCGGGCCAATCCGCAGGTCGACGCCTGGACCCGCGACATGCTGGTGATCGACAACTGGCGCCTGGCCGACTTCATCGCCGAGTTGCAGCGATATCGTCCGGGTCATCTGGGCTGTGCGCCGGCGGTGGCCAACCTGCGGATTTCCGGGGCCTTTCACCTGGGCAGCAGCGACGCCATCCTCGACAACCTGACCTCGACCTTGCCCGTCCGCCTGAGGCGTTTCAGTCGTTACTGGACCCGCGTCGAGGCCGCCTGAGGTTTTTTTCAGATAATTATTCGAGGGTGTTGTCGATTTTGATTCTCGTTCGACTTTGTAGATAGAGGCGCACACAGACGCCGTCATTTACTGCCATCGGGCGCAAGGAAACAGCATGACCCCCCGTAACCTTCAATCGCAAAGACCCTTGAGCAAACCTGCAATCAAACCCCTGAGCCGTGCCGTGCATGTCGCGCTGCTGGGGATGGCGTTGGCCTTGCCGCTGGGCCTGGTGCTGCCCGCACAACCTGCCTGGGCCCAGACCAGCAACGAAAGCAGTTTCGACATCCCGGCCGGGCCCCTGGGGGCGGCGCTGACTCAGTTCGCCGCCACCGCCGGCGTCACCGTTTCGTTCGACCCGGCCAACGCCGCCGGGCAGACCACCACCGGCTTGCAGGGTCGCTACAGCACCGATGCCGGCCTGCAAAAACTGCTCGCCGGCAGCAGCCTGCAAGCGGTGCGCCTGGCCAGCGGCAGCTACTCGCTGTTGCCAAGGGTGGAGGGCGCCGCGCTGCAATTGGGCGCCACGACTATTTCCGGGCAGGCTGTCGAGTCGGCCTATGGTCCGGTCGACGGCTATGTCGCCTCGCGCAGTGCCAGCGCGACCAAGACCGACACGCCGATCCTCGAAATTCCCCAGGCAATCAACGTGGTCACGGCCGATCAGGTGGCGGTGCAGGGCGCCCGCAACCTGACCCAGGCCCTGCGCTACACCCCGGGCCTGAGCACCGGCGGTTTCACCGACCGCAACGTGATCGCCGACGAAATCACCAGCCGTGGTTTTGCCCCGACCCCGTTGTACCTGGATGGCGCCTACATGCCCTATGCCGGCAGCCTCGGCGGCGCGCCGCAGATTGATCCTTACACCCTGGAGCGCATCGAGGTGCTCAAGGGGCCGTCGTCGGTGCTGTTCGGGCAGAACCAGCCGGGCGGCCTGATCAACATGGTGTCCAAGCGCCCCACCAGCGAACAGCGCAGCCAGGTCAAGCTGGGTGCCGGCAGCTACAACCGGGTCAATGGCGCCTTCGACACCAGCGGTCCGCTCGACGAGCAAAAAGCGTTCAGCTACCGCCTGGTGGGCCTGGCCAAGAAAGGCAATGAGCAGGTCGCCCACACCAACACCGAGCGCACGCTGCTGGCGCCGAGCCTGACCTGGACCGCCAACGACAGCACCTCCCTGACCCTGCTGGCGCAGATCCAGCGCGACGACGGCCTGGCCGATTACCAGGCGCTGCCACGGGTCGGCTCGCTGGATCGCGGGCCGAACGGGCAGCACATCAAGCGCGACTTTTTCACCGGTGACTCGCGCTACAACGACTACAAGCGCGACCAGTACATCCTCGGCTATGACTTTCGCCACGACTTCAGCGACGACCTGAGCTACCGCTCCACCGCGCGTTACACCGACGTGCGCGACCAGTACAAGGGTTTCTACCTGCGCAGCTTCGTCAGTGACGATGCCGGGGTGGTCGATCAAACCCGGGCCAATCGGGTCAAGCTCGACTGGCGCCAGCACAACACTGCCTACACCGTCGATAACAACCTCGAGTACAGGTTCAACACCGGCGCCCTGCAGCACACCACCCTGGCCGGCGTCGACTACCGGCATTTCAGCCGCAAGTACGACGGCTACAACGCCTATAACGTGTTGCCGATCGACCTGTATGGCAAGAACAACTACGACACCTCCAGCGTGACCCCGGTGCTCGACACCAAGTGGGACAACACCATTCGCCAGACCGGCGTTTACCTGCAAGACCAGATCCGGCTGGACCAGTGGATCCTCACCATCGGCGGCCGCCAGGACTGGGCCGAGATCGACAACAAGGACCTGCTGGCCCATACCGTCAGCTCGCAACGGGACAACCAGTTCACCGGGCGCGTGGGCCTGACCTACGTCACCGACTTCGGCCTGGCGCCTTATGTCAGCTACTCCGAATCCTTCCTGCCGACCCTCGGCACCGCAGCGCCCGAGCGCGGTGGCAAGGCCTTCGATCCAACCGAAGGCGAGCAGTACGAAGTGGGGGTCAAGTACCAGCCGTTCGACAAGACCCTGATCACCGCTTCGGTGTTCCAGATCAAGCAGAAAAACGTCCTCGCCGGCGACACCGAATACCCGCAGTACTCGGCGCAAAATGGCGAAGTGCGCTCGCGCGGCATCGAGCTGGAAGCCAAGTCCAGTCTGGATAACATCGACGTTTTGGCGGCGGCTACCTATATCGACTCGATCTACACCAAGAGCACCTACGGCGACCAGGGCAACCGCAGCGAAGCCACCGCCCCAGTGTCGGCGTCGCTGTGGGTCGACTATCACTTTACCCAGGCGACCATCGATGGCCTGACCTTCGGCGTCGGCGCCCGCTACACCGGACGCAAGCCAGGCGACTCGGCCAACTCCTTCGACGTACCGGCCTTCGTGGTCTATGACACCACCGTCAGCTATGACCTGGGCAAACTCGACAGCGGCCTGCGCGGTCTGCGCACCAGCCTCAACGTGCAGAACCTGTTCGACCGCGAGTACGTCTCCGACTGCAACTATTCGTTCGGTTGCTACTACGGCCAGGAGCGCGTGGCCTCGGTGGAAATGACTTACGACTGGTGATAACCGGCGGCACCTGGCGCGGGGCGCGCCAGGTGCCGCACGGCTTATTCCACTTCCTCAACCACCCCCTGATCCTCCCCCAGAAACCCGCCACTCTGGTGCTGCCACAACCGCGCATAAGTACCGTTTTTCGCCAGCAACTCGGCGTGGGTGCCTTGCTCGATGATCTGCCCGTTATCCATGACGATCAGCCGATCCATCGCGGCGATGGTGGACAGGCGGTGGGCGATGGCGATCACGGTCTTGCCCTGCATCATCTCGTCGAGGCTTTCCTGGATCGCCACTTCGACTTCCGAGTCGAGGGCGCTGGTGGCTTCGTCGAGCAGCAGGATCGGCGCGTTTTTCAGCATCACTCGGGCGATAGCAATGCGTTGCCGCTGGCCGCCGGACAGCTTGATCCCGCGTTCGCCCACCAGAGTGTCGTAACCGCTGTGGCCCTGGCGGTCGCTGAGCTGGCTGATGAAGCCGTCGGCCTGGGCGTTGGCGGCGGCGCGCTGGATCTGCTCATCGGTGGCATCCGGGCGACCGTAGGCGATGTTGTCGCGGATCGAACGGTGCAGCAGCGAGGTGTCCTGGGTGACCATGCCGATCGCACTGCGCAGGCTGTCCTGGGTCACGTTGGCAACGTTCTGCCCATCGATGCGAATCTCCCCGGCGTCGACATCGTAGAAGCGCAGTAGCAGGTTGATCAGGGTCGACTTGCCGGCACCGGAGCGACCCACCAGGCCGATTTTCTCTCCCGGACGGATGTCCAGGCTCAGGCCATCGAGCACCTGGCGCTCACCGTTATAGTTGAAGCTGACGTTGTCGAAACTCACCGCGCCGCCAATCGGTACCAGGGTTCCGGCATTCGGTGCGTCCTGGACCTTGGGGCCCAGGGTCAGGGTCGCCATGCCGTCCTGCACGGTGCCGAAGCTTTCGAACAGCGAAGTCATCTGCCACATGATCCAGTGCGACATGCCATTGATGCGCAAGGCCATGGCGGTGATCGCCGCCACCGCGCCAGTGCCGACTTGCCCCTGATGCCAGAGCCACAACGCGTAACCGCCAGCGCCCATGATCAGGCCGACCACCAGTGCCTGGTTGACGATCTCGAACTGGCTGACCAGGCGCATCTGGCGAAAGCCGGTGACCTTGAAATCTTCCATCGCCGCACGGGCAAAATGTGCCTCGCGCTTGGAGTGGGAGAACAGTTTGACCGTGGTGATGTTGGTGTAGGCATCGGAGACCCGACCGGTCATCGACGAGCGGGCGTGGGCCTGTTCCTGGCCGACCTTGCCCAGGCGCGGCACGAAGTACAGCATCGCCAGGCCGAACAACAGGAGCCATAGCACAAAGGGCAGCATCAGTTTTGGGGCGAAGCCGCCGGCGAGGGCGATGATCGCGATGAAGTAGACGCCGATCCCCGGCAGGATTTCGATCAGGGTGAACAACACCTCGCGCACCGCCAATGCGGTCTGCATGACCTTGGTGGTGACCCGCCCAGAGAACTCATCGGAAAAGAACGACAGGCTCTGGCGCAGCATCAGCCGGTGGAAATCCCAGCGCAGGCGCAGCGGCAGATTGATCGCCAACACCTGGTGCTGAACCATGGTGCGCAACGCCACCAGGCCGATACTGGTCACCAGCACGATGCCAATCCCCCACAACACCCGACGTTCCTCACCCGGCGCCGCGCCGCCGGCCTGCCAGCTGGCGAGCAGGTCGACCACCTGGCCAAGAAAGGCGAACAGCCAGGCTTCGTAGATCGACACCGCGGCACTTAGCAACGCCAGCGCCAGAATGTAACCGCGAGCGCCTCGGGTGCAGGCCCACAGAAAACGCACCATGCCCATCGGCGGTGGCGGCGCCTCGTCGGGCGGGAAGGGGTCGAGTCGGCGTTCGAATGCTCCGAGCATGGTGGTCTCCGTAGGGGTGAATTGAGGGAAGTCTGCCATCTAACGGATGTTTTGCGGGATTTGTCGGCGGCGGTCTCAGGTCTTTCGCTGCGATGCGGCGTCCCGACAAGCCAGCTCCTGCAGGTTTGCGCTGTTCACAGATTTGTGTGATTGGCCGCAACCCTTGTAGGAGCGAGCCCGCTCGCGATGGCGGTGTGACGGGTTCGCAGTGTTTTCAGGATTTGCGCGCGCTCGTCTTCAAGCTTTTCAAGCGCTGGGTCGCCCGTGCCACCGCAGCCATTTTTTCCGGGCGCTTCATGCGTTTCCACTGACGGATGTCGGCTTTGCTGCGCCCGCAACTGATGCACAGGTCTCCACTGAGTTGGCACACGGCGATGCAGGGGTTTTCGATTTCCTTGGCCATGCTCAACTACTCCTGGCCAGGCGCTTGCGCCAGTCGCCGGCGTGGCTGCGTTGGCATTCTTCTTCTGAGTCCAGGCGCAGGTTGCGTGAGGACAGCGCCAAGTCGATGTCGGCCTCGTGCAAGGCGATGGCGGTGAGTTCGACGATGCGTGCCTTGGCGCTGGCTTCGGCGGCTTGGCGGTCGACCTGGGTGTCGAACACCCAGGTGATCCGCAAAGTGTCAGTCAGGGCGTTGAGATTGACTGTATGGGTAAGCCAGGCAAAGCCGTGGATTTCAGCTTTGGCCGTTTCGCAGGCGTCGGTGAGGGTGGCGATCAACCGGCGCTCGATCCGTGCCAGTTCGCGTTTGCCTGGAGGCATGAAGGGTTCCTTGCAAAAAAATGGTCAATCAGGCCGGGCGAAATTCGACCGTCACATAGCGCCCGGCGAGGAGGGCGGCGATCGCCAGCACCGAGGTCAGCGCGTCAGCGATCACGTGGGCGTAGGCCGATTTCAGGTTGTTGTCGTGGCCATGATGGGGGTGGTCATGGTCATCAACCAACCCCCCGCAGCAAAAGCCCCCAACCTCACGACCCCTGCGTCGCCTCCCGCCCATGAGCCGCTGCTGCCAACCTTCCGGTATCCACCCGCACAAACACCGAATCCCCCACCGCCGTCAGCACATCCCCCGCATAAATCTCGCAGATCACCCGGGTCTTGCGTCCGACTTCGCCTTCAACCCGCGCCTTCAAGGTCAGCTTTACGCCCATCGGGGTCGGTTTGATGAATTTGATGCCGAGGTTGCCAGTGACGCAGTCGATGCGCGGCAGGCTGCCGGCTTCGCGTTGTTCGGCGCGGTAGTGGTAGGCCATGACCGTCCAGTTGGAGTGGCAATCCACCAGCATGGCGATCAGCCCGCCGTAGACCAGGTCCGGCCAGCCGCAGTACTTTTCGTCCGGCAGATGCTCGGCGACCACCTGCGAGCCATCGTCATCCCAGCGGCTCTTGATGTGCAGGCCATGGGGGTTGCGGCCGCCACAGCCGTAGCAGACGCCTTCAGGGGCAGCGAGGTCTTGCAGGGGGGTGTCGAGCATGGGCATTTCCTGGGTCCTTCCTGGGTAAGAAAAATCCGAGATTAACGGATTTAAGGATTTATCAGAACCCGTGAAAGGGTTGTTGTCATACGGCTGCAGGGCGTTTTTCTTCAATACAGCAGGAACCCATCCCCCTACCTTGGGCGCCGGGATGTCCCCAAGTGTCTGGAGTACGCAATGAACCTGATGATTTCCATGGCCGCCTTTGCTTTGGTCGCTTCGATTACCCCAGGGCCGGTGAACATCGTCGCCCTCGGTTCGGGGGCGCAATACGGTTTTCGCTCCAGCCAGCGGCACGTCGCGGGGGCGACCCTGGGCTTTGTGCTGTTACTGGTGTTGATGGGGCTGGGACTGCATGAGTTGCTGCAAGCCTGGCCGGTGCTGACCCGTGTCGTGCAGTGGGCCGGGGTGGCGTTTCTTTTATTCATGGCCTGGAAGCTGGCCGCTGATGACGGTCGACTGGGCGGCGCCACTGAGGGCAAGGCGCCGAGTTTTTTGTATGGCGCCTTGATGCAGTGGCTCAATCCGAAAGCCTGGCTGGCCTGTGTCGCCGGAATGGGGGCCTTCGTCGCGGACGGCGAGGCACGATTGGTCTGGCAGTTCGCGGCGATCTACCTGGTGATCTGCTACCTGTCGGTGGCGTGCTGGGCCTATGCCGGCACGTTCCTGCAGCACTACCTGAGCAACGCCGCCGGCATGCGCCTGTTCAATCGCCTGATGGCCGCCTTGCTGGCAGCGAGCGCCGGTTATCTGCTGTTGCCCTGAGGTCGCAACTCAGCCGCGATACTGCCCGGGTGTCGCCGCCAGGTGCTGCTTGAACGCCCGTTGGAAATGCGCCTGGTCGGCAAACCCGGCCTCCAGCGCGACCTCGGCAATCAGCCGACCCTGGCGCAGTTGCTGGCGGGCGAACTGAATGCGCCGATTGACCAAATAGGCGTGGGGCGTCATGCCGTAGCGCAGCTTGAAGGCACGGATCAGGTATGAGGCCGAGAGCTGCGCCGCCGCACAGATGTCCTCGAGTTTCAGCGCCTGGGTGCAGTGCTCCCGGATGTATTCGGCGGCCCGCTCCAGCTTGAAGTTGGGCTCGGCGACCTCGACCTCGACTTCGGCCGGATTGAGGCGGATCTGCACGTCGCTGAAAAAGGCCACCGCTGTGCTGTATTTGTGCAGGGTGCTGGCCTGTTCATCCACCAGCACCTCGTACAACTGATTGAGGCCTTTGAACAGCTCGATATCGGTGCTGTGGGTGCTACTGAAGGGGCGAAAATCCAGGTCAGCGGCAAAACCCAGTTGGTGCTGCAGATCGATCAGCCACGGCGTCTCGACATACAGCATGCGATAGGACCAGGGTTGATCCTCGATCGGATTGCAGGCGTGCACGTCGCCCGGATTCATCAGCACCACGGTGCCGGCAGACACTTCGAAGGACGACTGCTCGTGCAGATAGGTACTGCGCCCGGCGGTGATGGCACCGATGGAAAAATGCTCGTGGGAGTGGCGTGAGTAGCAGACTTCGCGACCATCGGCGATGGCCCGGGCCTCGATGAAAGGCAGGGCGTCGTCACGCCAGAAACGTGGGGCCTGATCGGCATTCCGGGGGCTGGCGTGGTTCATCGGTAGCGGTCCTTGAGCAGTGCAGAGGGGCAGTGTATGCGCTCTGGTGGCTAAAGGCTCGCGGCAACGCGCAGGAAAATCGCACGCCGCCCGGGGGAGTGGACGGCGTGCGGGTGTTACTGGTTTAGAAGTCCCACTTGGTGGTGAGCGTCAGGTTGCGTGGCTCGCCGTAGAAGGTGGTGTCGAAGTTGCCGAGGCCCGACAGGTACTTCTTGTCGAAGACGTTGTTGGCATTGGCGGTGAAGCTCAGGTGCTCGTTGAACTGATAGCGGGTCATCAGGTCGACCAGGGTGAAGCCGCCTTGCTTGATCCGCGTGTAGTCGCCCACGGTGGGGCTGTAGATGTTGCCATAGAACGCGCTCTGCCAGCTGACGCCGCCACCGACGGTGACCTTGTCCAGCGCGCCCGGCAGGCGGTAGGTGGTGAAGGTGCGGATCACGTGTTCCGGTTTCGAGGTGGTCAGCGGGTAGCCGAAGATCCGCTGCTCATCCTGGTCGCGGGTGCGGGCATAGGTGTAGCCGGCCATCAGGTTCCAGCCGTCCTGCAGTTCTCCGGCCAGTTCCAGTTCGATGCCCTGGGTGGTCGCGCCATCGATGGCCTTGTAGATGCCTTCGTTGGTCACCGGGTTGGTGCCGATCGACTCGGCGACGTTGTCCTGCTCGATGCGGAACAGCGCCAGGCTGGCGTTCAAGCGGCCATCAAGGTACGCGGCCTTGAGGCCGGTTTCGTAGCTGTCACCCTCGACCGGCGCCAGGGTCTTGCCGTCGATGTCCTTGTAGGTCTGCGGCTGGTAGATCGAGGTGTAGCTGGCGTAGACCGAGTAGGTATCGTCCAGGTCATAGACCACCCC
This region of Pseudomonas fluorescens genomic DNA includes:
- a CDS encoding ABC transporter ATP-binding protein; translated protein: MLGAFERRLDPFPPDEAPPPPMGMVRFLWACTRGARGYILALALLSAAVSIYEAWLFAFLGQVVDLLASWQAGGAAPGEERRVLWGIGIVLVTSIGLVALRTMVQHQVLAINLPLRLRWDFHRLMLRQSLSFFSDEFSGRVTTKVMQTALAVREVLFTLIEILPGIGVYFIAIIALAGGFAPKLMLPFVLWLLLFGLAMLYFVPRLGKVGQEQAHARSSMTGRVSDAYTNITTVKLFSHSKREAHFARAAMEDFKVTGFRQMRLVSQFEIVNQALVVGLIMGAGGYALWLWHQGQVGTGAVAAITAMALRINGMSHWIMWQMTSLFESFGTVQDGMATLTLGPKVQDAPNAGTLVPIGGAVSFDNVSFNYNGERQVLDGLSLDIRPGEKIGLVGRSGAGKSTLINLLLRFYDVDAGEIRIDGQNVANVTQDSLRSAIGMVTQDTSLLHRSIRDNIAYGRPDATDEQIQRAAANAQADGFISQLSDRQGHSGYDTLVGERGIKLSGGQRQRIAIARVMLKNAPILLLDEATSALDSEVEVAIQESLDEMMQGKTVIAIAHRLSTIAAMDRLIVMDNGQIIEQGTHAELLAKNGTYARLWQHQSGGFLGEDQGVVEEVE
- a CDS encoding DUF1289 domain-containing protein, whose product is MAKEIENPCIAVCQLSGDLCISCGRSKADIRQWKRMKRPEKMAAVARATQRLKSLKTSARKS
- a CDS encoding PaaI family thioesterase, with translation MPMLDTPLQDLAAPEGVCYGCGGRNPHGLHIKSRWDDDGSQVVAEHLPDEKYCGWPDLVYGGLIAMLVDCHSNWTVMAYHYRAEQREAGSLPRIDCVTGNLGIKFIKPTPMGVKLTLKARVEGEVGRKTRVICEIYAGDVLTAVGDSVFVRVDTGRLAAAAHGREATQGS
- a CDS encoding LysE family translocator, whose amino-acid sequence is MNLMISMAAFALVASITPGPVNIVALGSGAQYGFRSSQRHVAGATLGFVLLLVLMGLGLHELLQAWPVLTRVVQWAGVAFLLFMAWKLAADDGRLGGATEGKAPSFLYGALMQWLNPKAWLACVAGMGAFVADGEARLVWQFAAIYLVICYLSVACWAYAGTFLQHYLSNAAGMRLFNRLMAALLAASAGYLLLP
- a CDS encoding AraC family transcriptional regulator, which translates into the protein MNHASPRNADQAPRFWRDDALPFIEARAIADGREVCYSRHSHEHFSIGAITAGRSTYLHEQSSFEVSAGTVVLMNPGDVHACNPIEDQPWSYRMLYVETPWLIDLQHQLGFAADLDFRPFSSTHSTDIELFKGLNQLYEVLVDEQASTLHKYSTAVAFFSDVQIRLNPAEVEVEVAEPNFKLERAAEYIREHCTQALKLEDICAAAQLSASYLIRAFKLRYGMTPHAYLVNRRIQFARQQLRQGRLIAEVALEAGFADQAHFQRAFKQHLAATPGQYRG